The following are from one region of the Aquila chrysaetos chrysaetos chromosome 23, bAquChr1.4, whole genome shotgun sequence genome:
- the MCF2L gene encoding guanine nucleotide exchange factor DBS isoform X9, whose protein sequence is MKVPIIMLGSVSELQGYIDKTQLTEDLGGTLDYCHNRWLSRRTAIEGFAQKVKQTAQILQSFGTELAETELPNDVQSTSSLLATHTEKKDKMKEDIRLAVEQGDDILGSITKPVTENPEYKLNQDQLDNQTTVERLLAQLHETETAFDEFWIKHQQKLEQCLRLRNFEQNFREVKAALDIVSERLSTFTDVGNSCSHVEHILKDLANFEEKSCETVAKARMLASEGDAFIQSNHYAVDSIIPKCSELHHLCDAFTTETERRRNLLNKSLELHGLLEKSLKWCDEGIYLLASQPVDKCQSQDGAESALQEIEKFLDTGAGNKIKELNKIYREYAHILNEDLKEHVQKVFQKQESMEEMFQKRQVSLKKLAAKQTRPVQPVAPRPEAFVKSPCTSPGLQREYVSNSESSALRRVNCRRGKSEMTELHQSRGGSTMDDEENLAVLRQHVMNELIETERAYVEELLCVLEGYAAEMDNPLMAHLISPELQNKKDILFGNMEEIYHFHNRIFLRELENYVEFPELVGRCFLDQMEDFQIYEKYCQNKPRSESLWRQFSDSVFFQECQRKLDHKLSLDSYLLKPVQRITKYQLLLKEMLKYSKNCEGAEDLQEALTSILGILKAVNDSMHQIAITGYDGNLNELGKLLMQGSFNVWTDHKKGHSKVKDLARFKPMQRHLFLHEKAVLFCKKREENGEGYEKAPSYSYKHSLNMAAVGITENVKGDAKKFEIWYNAREEVYIIQAPTPEVKATWVNEIRKVLTSQLQACREASQHRTLEQTQSLPLPASSCASPSRNHIRNTKKMEERKADLASLEGYGTAVAPKYPEKGKDDTSSTSECSVLSKKRFTLQGFTNLKSQKETPSPSAKSQTLPMILLTGPASPTSPDKKAKRHEVVSDPTPFGLRGWAKTSHSLDASEENDGWSSAEDPLNSSDAEEEGGGGGGEMKLTPGKYTVVTDYEKGVSEEFTVKSGELVQLIREGEDGLWYVKNLSTGKEGWIPANNLLMLIGNSKSAQSLSSSESGTASSTLSTSSSCSDSCNASSTSFSDIKG, encoded by the exons atgaaagtacCT atcaTAATGCTGGGCTCAGTATCAGAACTGCAGGGTTACATTGATAAAACACAATTAACAGAAGATCTTGGTGGCACCCTGGATTACTGCCATAACAGATGGCTGTCCCGTCGCACT GCTATAGAAGGTTTCGCCCAAAAGGTTAAGCAAACAGCTCAGATTCTTCAGTCCTTTGGGACTGAGCTGGCTGAAACAGAACTACCGAATGATGTGCAATCAACCAGCTCCCTTCTTgcaacacacacagaaaagaaggaCAAAATGAAG gaGGATATCAGGTTAGCGGTAGAACAGGGAGATGATATCCTTGGAAGTATTACAAAACCAGTTACTGAGAATCCTGAATACAAACTGAATCAAGATCAGCTAGACAATCAAACAACGGTAGAAAG gctTCTGGCTCAATTACATGAAACAGAGACTGCTTTTGATGAGTTTTGGATTAAGCATCAGCAAAAACTTGAGCAATGTCTGCGCCTTCGGAATTTTGAACAGAATTTCAGAGAG GTCAAAGCAGCTTTGGATATTGTGTCTGAGAGACTGTCTACTTTCACAGATGTAGGAAACAGCTGTTCACATGTGGAGCATATTTTGAAAGATCTTGccaactttgaagaaaaatcatgt GAAACTGTAGCAAAAGCCAGAATGCTAGCCTCAGAGGGTGATGCTTTTATTCAAAGCAATCATTATGCTGTGGATTCCATTATTCCAAAATGCAGTGAACTTCATCATCTCTGTGATGCCTTCACTACTGAGACAGAACGGAGGAGGAATCTTCTTAACAAATCTCTAGAACTGCATGGCTTACTAGAAAAG TCTCTGAAGTGGTGTGATGAAGGAATTTATTTGCTGGCTTCGCAGCCGGTAGATAAGTGTCAGTCTCAGGATGGTGCAGAATCAGCATTACAGGAGATCGAGAAATTCCTGGACACTGGTGCAGGCAATAAAATCAAGGAGTTGAATAAAATTTACAGAGAGTATGCACACATCCTCAATGAGGACCTAAAG GAGCATGTGCAAAAGGtttttcagaagcaagaaagtatggaagaaatgtttcaaaagagACAAGTAAGTCTTAAGAAACTGGCAGCTAAGCAGACACGTCCTGTTCAGCCAGTTGCACCAAGACCTGAAGCCTTTGTAAAATCTCCTTGTACCTCTCCAG GTCTTCAAAGAGAATACGTATCCAACTCGGAAAGCAGTGCGCTTCGGAGAGTaaactgcagaagaggaaag agTGAAATGACTGAACTCCATCAAAGCAGAGGAGGATCTACAATGGATGATGAAGAAAACCTAGCTGTGTTACGGCA GCATGTAATGAATGAACTTATTGAGACTGAACGAGCATATGTGGAAGAACTTCTGTGCGTTCTTGAG GGTTATGCTGCAGAGATGGACAACCCCTTAATGGCTCATCTCATTTCACCAGAACTCCAAAATAAGAAGGATATCTTGTTTGGGAATATGGAAGAAATTTATCACTTTCACAACAG AATATTCTTGAGAGAACTAGAAAACTACGTAGAATTCCCAGAACTAGTAGGGCGGTGCTTTCTGGATCAG ATGGAAGACTTCCagatttatgaaaaatactgtcaaaATAAACCCCGATCTGAAAGTTTGTGGAGGCAGTTTTCAGATTCTGTATTCTTTCAG GAATGTCAAAGGAAACTCGATCACAAGCTCAGTTTGGACTCATACTTGCTGAAACCCGTTCAAAGAATAACCAAATACCAATTACTGCTAAAG GAAATGCTGAAGTACAGTAAGAACTGTGAAGGTGCTGAAGATCTTCAGGAGGCATTAACTTCTATATTGGGTATTCTCAAAGCTGTTAATGATTCTATGCACCAGATAGCCATTACAGGCTATGAT GGAAACCTGAATGAGCTGGGCAAGCTTTTAATGCAGGGATCCTTCAATGTCTGGACTGATCATAAAAAGGGTCACTCGAAGGTGAAGGATTTGGCACGCTTCAAGCCAATGCAGCGACACCTCTTCCTCCACGAGAAAGCAGTGCTGTTCTGTAAAAAGcgagaagaaaatggagagggATATGAGAAAGCACCTTCTTATAGCTACAAACACTCCTTAAAT ATGGCAGCAGTTGgaataacagaaaatgtcaaaggtgatgcaaaaaaatttgaaatctgGTATAATGCAAGGGAAGAAGTTTACATTATACAG GCACCAACCCCTGAAGTTAAAGCTACTTGGgtaaatgaaataagaaaagtgCTGACAAGTCAACTGCAGGCATGCAGAG AAGCTAGTCAGCACAGGACACTAGAACAAACACAGAGTTTACCTCTACCGGCATCATCTTGTGCAAG TCCTTCACGGAACCACAtcagaaacaccaaaaaaatggaggagagaaaagctgaTCTCGCAAGTCTAGAAGGTTATGGCACTGCAGTAGCACCAAAGTACCCTGAGAAAGGCAAAG aTGACACTAGCTCTACCTCAGAATGCTCTGTACTGTCAAAAAAGCGCTTTACACTGCAGGGCTTTACTAACCTCAAAAGTCAgaaag AAACTCCATCTCCTTCTGCTAAAAGCCAGACATTGCCAATGATCCTTCTTACAGGACCAG CTTCTCCTACCAGTCCTGACAAAAAAGCTAAACGGCATGAAGTAGTGAGTGACCCAACTCCTTTTGGTTTAAGAG GTTGGGCTAAAACATCTCATTCTCTTGATGCATCTGAAGAAAATGATGGCTGGTCTAGTGCTGAAGATCCGCTGAATTCATCAGATgcggaggaggaaggaggaggagggggaggcgaGATGAAGCTG ACTCCTGGTAAATACACAGTTGTGACTGATTATGAGAAAGGAGTTTCTGAAGAATTTACAGTGAAAAGTGGAGAACTAGTTCAACTGATTCGTGAAGGGGAGGATGGACTTTG gtATGTAAAGAACCTGAGCACTGGTAAAGAAGGTTGGATCCCAGCAAACAATCTGCTGATGCTCATTGGCAATTCAAAATCAGCTCAATCTTTAAGCAGCTCTG aatCGGGCACTGCCTCCAGCACTTTGAGCACATCATCAAGTTGCAGTGATAGCTGCAatgccagcagcaccagcttctCCGACATAAAGGGCTAA
- the MCF2L gene encoding guanine nucleotide exchange factor DBS isoform X8, protein MHQDIIPLYAADIQDQLKKQFAYLSGGRGGDGCPVITFPDYPAFSEIPEKEFQNVLTYLTSIPSLRDAGIGFILVIDRRQDKWTSVKASILRIAASFPGNLQLVLVLRPTGFFHRALSDIAFKFNKDEFKMKVPIIMLGSVSELQGYIDKTQLTEDLGGTLDYCHNRWLSRRTAIEGFAQKVKQTAQILQSFGTELAETELPNDVQSTSSLLATHTEKKDKMKEDIRLAVEQGDDILGSITKPVTENPEYKLNQDQLDNQTTVERLLAQLHETETAFDEFWIKHQQKLEQCLRLRNFEQNFREVKAALDIVSERLSTFTDVGNSCSHVEHILKDLANFEEKSCETVAKARMLASEGDAFIQSNHYAVDSIIPKCSELHHLCDAFTTETERRRNLLNKSLELHGLLEKSLKWCDEGIYLLASQPVDKCQSQDGAESALQEIEKFLDTGAGNKIKELNKIYREYAHILNEDLKEHVQKVFQKQESMEEMFQKRQVSLKKLAAKQTRPVQPVAPRPEAFVKSPCTSPGLQREYVSNSESSALRRVNCRRGKSEMTELHQSRGGSTMDDEENLAVLRQHVMNELIETERAYVEELLCVLEGYAAEMDNPLMAHLISPELQNKKDILFGNMEEIYHFHNRIFLRELENYVEFPELVGRCFLDQMEDFQIYEKYCQNKPRSESLWRQFSDSVFFQECQRKLDHKLSLDSYLLKPVQRITKYQLLLKEMLKYSKNCEGAEDLQEALTSILGILKAVNDSMHQIAITGYDGNLNELGKLLMQGSFNVWTDHKKGHSKVKDLARFKPMQRHLFLHEKAVLFCKKREENGEGYEKAPSYSYKHSLNMAAVGITENVKGDAKKFEIWYNAREEVYIIQAPTPEVKATWVNEIRKVLTSQLQACREASQHRTLEQTQSLPLPASSCASPSRNHIRNTKKMEERKADLASLEGYGTAVAPKYPEKGKDDTSSTSECSVLSKKRFTLQGFTNLKSQKETPSPSAKSQTLPMILLTGPASPTSPDKKAKRHEVVSDPTPFGLRGWAKTSHSLDASEENDGWSSAEDPLNSSDAEEEGGGGGGEMKLTPGKYTVVTDYEKGVSEEFTVKSGELVQLIREGEDGLWYVKNLSTGKEGWIPANNLLMLIGNSKSAQSLSSSESGTASSTLSTSSSCSDSCNASSTSFSDIKG, encoded by the exons GCATCTTTCCCGGGAAACCTGCAGCTAGTCCTCGTTCTGCGCCCAACAGGATTTTTTCATCGAGCTCTCTCGGACATTGCTTTCAAATTCAACAAAGAtgagtttaaaatgaaagtacCT atcaTAATGCTGGGCTCAGTATCAGAACTGCAGGGTTACATTGATAAAACACAATTAACAGAAGATCTTGGTGGCACCCTGGATTACTGCCATAACAGATGGCTGTCCCGTCGCACT GCTATAGAAGGTTTCGCCCAAAAGGTTAAGCAAACAGCTCAGATTCTTCAGTCCTTTGGGACTGAGCTGGCTGAAACAGAACTACCGAATGATGTGCAATCAACCAGCTCCCTTCTTgcaacacacacagaaaagaaggaCAAAATGAAG gaGGATATCAGGTTAGCGGTAGAACAGGGAGATGATATCCTTGGAAGTATTACAAAACCAGTTACTGAGAATCCTGAATACAAACTGAATCAAGATCAGCTAGACAATCAAACAACGGTAGAAAG gctTCTGGCTCAATTACATGAAACAGAGACTGCTTTTGATGAGTTTTGGATTAAGCATCAGCAAAAACTTGAGCAATGTCTGCGCCTTCGGAATTTTGAACAGAATTTCAGAGAG GTCAAAGCAGCTTTGGATATTGTGTCTGAGAGACTGTCTACTTTCACAGATGTAGGAAACAGCTGTTCACATGTGGAGCATATTTTGAAAGATCTTGccaactttgaagaaaaatcatgt GAAACTGTAGCAAAAGCCAGAATGCTAGCCTCAGAGGGTGATGCTTTTATTCAAAGCAATCATTATGCTGTGGATTCCATTATTCCAAAATGCAGTGAACTTCATCATCTCTGTGATGCCTTCACTACTGAGACAGAACGGAGGAGGAATCTTCTTAACAAATCTCTAGAACTGCATGGCTTACTAGAAAAG TCTCTGAAGTGGTGTGATGAAGGAATTTATTTGCTGGCTTCGCAGCCGGTAGATAAGTGTCAGTCTCAGGATGGTGCAGAATCAGCATTACAGGAGATCGAGAAATTCCTGGACACTGGTGCAGGCAATAAAATCAAGGAGTTGAATAAAATTTACAGAGAGTATGCACACATCCTCAATGAGGACCTAAAG GAGCATGTGCAAAAGGtttttcagaagcaagaaagtatggaagaaatgtttcaaaagagACAAGTAAGTCTTAAGAAACTGGCAGCTAAGCAGACACGTCCTGTTCAGCCAGTTGCACCAAGACCTGAAGCCTTTGTAAAATCTCCTTGTACCTCTCCAG GTCTTCAAAGAGAATACGTATCCAACTCGGAAAGCAGTGCGCTTCGGAGAGTaaactgcagaagaggaaag agTGAAATGACTGAACTCCATCAAAGCAGAGGAGGATCTACAATGGATGATGAAGAAAACCTAGCTGTGTTACGGCA GCATGTAATGAATGAACTTATTGAGACTGAACGAGCATATGTGGAAGAACTTCTGTGCGTTCTTGAG GGTTATGCTGCAGAGATGGACAACCCCTTAATGGCTCATCTCATTTCACCAGAACTCCAAAATAAGAAGGATATCTTGTTTGGGAATATGGAAGAAATTTATCACTTTCACAACAG AATATTCTTGAGAGAACTAGAAAACTACGTAGAATTCCCAGAACTAGTAGGGCGGTGCTTTCTGGATCAG ATGGAAGACTTCCagatttatgaaaaatactgtcaaaATAAACCCCGATCTGAAAGTTTGTGGAGGCAGTTTTCAGATTCTGTATTCTTTCAG GAATGTCAAAGGAAACTCGATCACAAGCTCAGTTTGGACTCATACTTGCTGAAACCCGTTCAAAGAATAACCAAATACCAATTACTGCTAAAG GAAATGCTGAAGTACAGTAAGAACTGTGAAGGTGCTGAAGATCTTCAGGAGGCATTAACTTCTATATTGGGTATTCTCAAAGCTGTTAATGATTCTATGCACCAGATAGCCATTACAGGCTATGAT GGAAACCTGAATGAGCTGGGCAAGCTTTTAATGCAGGGATCCTTCAATGTCTGGACTGATCATAAAAAGGGTCACTCGAAGGTGAAGGATTTGGCACGCTTCAAGCCAATGCAGCGACACCTCTTCCTCCACGAGAAAGCAGTGCTGTTCTGTAAAAAGcgagaagaaaatggagagggATATGAGAAAGCACCTTCTTATAGCTACAAACACTCCTTAAAT ATGGCAGCAGTTGgaataacagaaaatgtcaaaggtgatgcaaaaaaatttgaaatctgGTATAATGCAAGGGAAGAAGTTTACATTATACAG GCACCAACCCCTGAAGTTAAAGCTACTTGGgtaaatgaaataagaaaagtgCTGACAAGTCAACTGCAGGCATGCAGAG AAGCTAGTCAGCACAGGACACTAGAACAAACACAGAGTTTACCTCTACCGGCATCATCTTGTGCAAG TCCTTCACGGAACCACAtcagaaacaccaaaaaaatggaggagagaaaagctgaTCTCGCAAGTCTAGAAGGTTATGGCACTGCAGTAGCACCAAAGTACCCTGAGAAAGGCAAAG aTGACACTAGCTCTACCTCAGAATGCTCTGTACTGTCAAAAAAGCGCTTTACACTGCAGGGCTTTACTAACCTCAAAAGTCAgaaag AAACTCCATCTCCTTCTGCTAAAAGCCAGACATTGCCAATGATCCTTCTTACAGGACCAG CTTCTCCTACCAGTCCTGACAAAAAAGCTAAACGGCATGAAGTAGTGAGTGACCCAACTCCTTTTGGTTTAAGAG GTTGGGCTAAAACATCTCATTCTCTTGATGCATCTGAAGAAAATGATGGCTGGTCTAGTGCTGAAGATCCGCTGAATTCATCAGATgcggaggaggaaggaggaggagggggaggcgaGATGAAGCTG ACTCCTGGTAAATACACAGTTGTGACTGATTATGAGAAAGGAGTTTCTGAAGAATTTACAGTGAAAAGTGGAGAACTAGTTCAACTGATTCGTGAAGGGGAGGATGGACTTTG gtATGTAAAGAACCTGAGCACTGGTAAAGAAGGTTGGATCCCAGCAAACAATCTGCTGATGCTCATTGGCAATTCAAAATCAGCTCAATCTTTAAGCAGCTCTG aatCGGGCACTGCCTCCAGCACTTTGAGCACATCATCAAGTTGCAGTGATAGCTGCAatgccagcagcaccagcttctCCGACATAAAGGGCTAA
- the MCF2L gene encoding guanine nucleotide exchange factor DBS isoform X7 has translation MTLSLISLLYKDIAELWLLLKKSTDEIMHQDIIPLYAADIQDQLKKQFAYLSGGRGGDGCPVITFPDYPAFSEIPEKEFQNVLTYLTSIPSLRDAGIGFILVIDRRQDKWTSVKASILRIAASFPGNLQLVLVLRPTGFFHRALSDIAFKFNKDEFKMKVPIIMLGSVSELQGYIDKTQLTEDLGGTLDYCHNRWLSRRTAIEGFAQKVKQTAQILQSFGTELAETELPNDVQSTSSLLATHTEKKDKMKEDIRLAVEQGDDILGSITKPVTENPEYKLNQDQLDNQTTVERLLAQLHETETAFDEFWIKHQQKLEQCLRLRNFEQNFREVKAALDIVSERLSTFTDVGNSCSHVEHILKDLANFEEKSCETVAKARMLASEGDAFIQSNHYAVDSIIPKCSELHHLCDAFTTETERRRNLLNKSLELHGLLEKSLKWCDEGIYLLASQPVDKCQSQDGAESALQEIEKFLDTGAGNKIKELNKIYREYAHILNEDLKEHVQKVFQKQESMEEMFQKRQVSLKKLAAKQTRPVQPVAPRPEAFVKSPCTSPGLQREYVSNSESSALRRVNCRRGKSEMTELHQSRGGSTMDDEENLAVLRQHVMNELIETERAYVEELLCVLEGYAAEMDNPLMAHLISPELQNKKDILFGNMEEIYHFHNRIFLRELENYVEFPELVGRCFLDQMEDFQIYEKYCQNKPRSESLWRQFSDSVFFQECQRKLDHKLSLDSYLLKPVQRITKYQLLLKEMLKYSKNCEGAEDLQEALTSILGILKAVNDSMHQIAITGYDGNLNELGKLLMQGSFNVWTDHKKGHSKVKDLARFKPMQRHLFLHEKAVLFCKKREENGEGYEKAPSYSYKHSLNMAAVGITENVKGDAKKFEIWYNAREEVYIIQAPTPEVKATWVNEIRKVLTSQLQACREASQHRTLEQTQSLPLPASSCASPSRNHIRNTKKMEERKADLASLEGYGTAVAPKYPEKGKDDTSSTSECSVLSKKRFTLQGFTNLKSQKETPSPSAKSQTLPMILLTGPASPTSPDKKAKRHEVVSDPTPFGLRGWAKTSHSLDASEENDGWSSAEDPLNSSDAEEEGGGGGGEMKLTPGKYTVVTDYEKGVSEEFTVKSGELVQLIREGEDGLWYVKNLSTGKEGWIPANNLLMLIGNSKSAQSLSSSESGTASSTLSTSSSCSDSCNASSTSFSDIKG, from the exons GCATCTTTCCCGGGAAACCTGCAGCTAGTCCTCGTTCTGCGCCCAACAGGATTTTTTCATCGAGCTCTCTCGGACATTGCTTTCAAATTCAACAAAGAtgagtttaaaatgaaagtacCT atcaTAATGCTGGGCTCAGTATCAGAACTGCAGGGTTACATTGATAAAACACAATTAACAGAAGATCTTGGTGGCACCCTGGATTACTGCCATAACAGATGGCTGTCCCGTCGCACT GCTATAGAAGGTTTCGCCCAAAAGGTTAAGCAAACAGCTCAGATTCTTCAGTCCTTTGGGACTGAGCTGGCTGAAACAGAACTACCGAATGATGTGCAATCAACCAGCTCCCTTCTTgcaacacacacagaaaagaaggaCAAAATGAAG gaGGATATCAGGTTAGCGGTAGAACAGGGAGATGATATCCTTGGAAGTATTACAAAACCAGTTACTGAGAATCCTGAATACAAACTGAATCAAGATCAGCTAGACAATCAAACAACGGTAGAAAG gctTCTGGCTCAATTACATGAAACAGAGACTGCTTTTGATGAGTTTTGGATTAAGCATCAGCAAAAACTTGAGCAATGTCTGCGCCTTCGGAATTTTGAACAGAATTTCAGAGAG GTCAAAGCAGCTTTGGATATTGTGTCTGAGAGACTGTCTACTTTCACAGATGTAGGAAACAGCTGTTCACATGTGGAGCATATTTTGAAAGATCTTGccaactttgaagaaaaatcatgt GAAACTGTAGCAAAAGCCAGAATGCTAGCCTCAGAGGGTGATGCTTTTATTCAAAGCAATCATTATGCTGTGGATTCCATTATTCCAAAATGCAGTGAACTTCATCATCTCTGTGATGCCTTCACTACTGAGACAGAACGGAGGAGGAATCTTCTTAACAAATCTCTAGAACTGCATGGCTTACTAGAAAAG TCTCTGAAGTGGTGTGATGAAGGAATTTATTTGCTGGCTTCGCAGCCGGTAGATAAGTGTCAGTCTCAGGATGGTGCAGAATCAGCATTACAGGAGATCGAGAAATTCCTGGACACTGGTGCAGGCAATAAAATCAAGGAGTTGAATAAAATTTACAGAGAGTATGCACACATCCTCAATGAGGACCTAAAG GAGCATGTGCAAAAGGtttttcagaagcaagaaagtatggaagaaatgtttcaaaagagACAAGTAAGTCTTAAGAAACTGGCAGCTAAGCAGACACGTCCTGTTCAGCCAGTTGCACCAAGACCTGAAGCCTTTGTAAAATCTCCTTGTACCTCTCCAG GTCTTCAAAGAGAATACGTATCCAACTCGGAAAGCAGTGCGCTTCGGAGAGTaaactgcagaagaggaaag agTGAAATGACTGAACTCCATCAAAGCAGAGGAGGATCTACAATGGATGATGAAGAAAACCTAGCTGTGTTACGGCA GCATGTAATGAATGAACTTATTGAGACTGAACGAGCATATGTGGAAGAACTTCTGTGCGTTCTTGAG GGTTATGCTGCAGAGATGGACAACCCCTTAATGGCTCATCTCATTTCACCAGAACTCCAAAATAAGAAGGATATCTTGTTTGGGAATATGGAAGAAATTTATCACTTTCACAACAG AATATTCTTGAGAGAACTAGAAAACTACGTAGAATTCCCAGAACTAGTAGGGCGGTGCTTTCTGGATCAG ATGGAAGACTTCCagatttatgaaaaatactgtcaaaATAAACCCCGATCTGAAAGTTTGTGGAGGCAGTTTTCAGATTCTGTATTCTTTCAG GAATGTCAAAGGAAACTCGATCACAAGCTCAGTTTGGACTCATACTTGCTGAAACCCGTTCAAAGAATAACCAAATACCAATTACTGCTAAAG GAAATGCTGAAGTACAGTAAGAACTGTGAAGGTGCTGAAGATCTTCAGGAGGCATTAACTTCTATATTGGGTATTCTCAAAGCTGTTAATGATTCTATGCACCAGATAGCCATTACAGGCTATGAT GGAAACCTGAATGAGCTGGGCAAGCTTTTAATGCAGGGATCCTTCAATGTCTGGACTGATCATAAAAAGGGTCACTCGAAGGTGAAGGATTTGGCACGCTTCAAGCCAATGCAGCGACACCTCTTCCTCCACGAGAAAGCAGTGCTGTTCTGTAAAAAGcgagaagaaaatggagagggATATGAGAAAGCACCTTCTTATAGCTACAAACACTCCTTAAAT ATGGCAGCAGTTGgaataacagaaaatgtcaaaggtgatgcaaaaaaatttgaaatctgGTATAATGCAAGGGAAGAAGTTTACATTATACAG GCACCAACCCCTGAAGTTAAAGCTACTTGGgtaaatgaaataagaaaagtgCTGACAAGTCAACTGCAGGCATGCAGAG AAGCTAGTCAGCACAGGACACTAGAACAAACACAGAGTTTACCTCTACCGGCATCATCTTGTGCAAG TCCTTCACGGAACCACAtcagaaacaccaaaaaaatggaggagagaaaagctgaTCTCGCAAGTCTAGAAGGTTATGGCACTGCAGTAGCACCAAAGTACCCTGAGAAAGGCAAAG aTGACACTAGCTCTACCTCAGAATGCTCTGTACTGTCAAAAAAGCGCTTTACACTGCAGGGCTTTACTAACCTCAAAAGTCAgaaag AAACTCCATCTCCTTCTGCTAAAAGCCAGACATTGCCAATGATCCTTCTTACAGGACCAG CTTCTCCTACCAGTCCTGACAAAAAAGCTAAACGGCATGAAGTAGTGAGTGACCCAACTCCTTTTGGTTTAAGAG GTTGGGCTAAAACATCTCATTCTCTTGATGCATCTGAAGAAAATGATGGCTGGTCTAGTGCTGAAGATCCGCTGAATTCATCAGATgcggaggaggaaggaggaggagggggaggcgaGATGAAGCTG ACTCCTGGTAAATACACAGTTGTGACTGATTATGAGAAAGGAGTTTCTGAAGAATTTACAGTGAAAAGTGGAGAACTAGTTCAACTGATTCGTGAAGGGGAGGATGGACTTTG gtATGTAAAGAACCTGAGCACTGGTAAAGAAGGTTGGATCCCAGCAAACAATCTGCTGATGCTCATTGGCAATTCAAAATCAGCTCAATCTTTAAGCAGCTCTG aatCGGGCACTGCCTCCAGCACTTTGAGCACATCATCAAGTTGCAGTGATAGCTGCAatgccagcagcaccagcttctCCGACATAAAGGGCTAA